The following coding sequences lie in one Candidatus Eisenbacteria bacterium genomic window:
- a CDS encoding CPBP family intramembrane metalloprotease — MSSSSADLPPDSLVTRAWARIPAVVRAVLVGFIVLGIGGSVSGVLMFANLRLAPRLPLFLPLTAVWLWLFWRFANGAGWPRRTSAARRGSLRARALPARVWAWALIAGGLALIAVMGIAFVTYRFATLPGAAYRAPFDVAAFPPWTMASIFVAVALTAGVVEEAAFRGYMLSGIQRRHGWFVGIGLVTILFYLAHLSHAYATIAFVPFFLAHGLVFGLLVRYTGSIVPGVVLHALSDLVVLPMQYGVVPSAGQWEFVSHGWMTLAAAVAAVPAFRRLARAASAIGSEP; from the coding sequence ATGAGTTCGTCGAGCGCCGATTTGCCACCGGACTCGCTCGTGACGAGAGCCTGGGCGCGGATCCCCGCCGTCGTCCGGGCGGTGCTGGTTGGCTTCATCGTGCTGGGGATCGGCGGTTCGGTGAGTGGCGTGCTGATGTTCGCCAACCTGCGCCTGGCGCCGCGGCTGCCGCTGTTCCTGCCACTGACCGCGGTGTGGTTGTGGCTGTTCTGGCGCTTTGCGAACGGCGCCGGCTGGCCACGCCGCACCTCCGCCGCGCGGCGCGGCTCCCTGCGCGCGCGAGCGCTGCCCGCCCGGGTATGGGCATGGGCGCTGATCGCGGGCGGACTCGCGCTGATCGCGGTCATGGGGATCGCGTTCGTGACCTATCGCTTCGCAACGCTTCCGGGCGCGGCGTACCGCGCGCCATTCGATGTCGCCGCGTTTCCACCCTGGACGATGGCCTCGATCTTCGTCGCGGTCGCGCTCACTGCGGGAGTCGTCGAGGAAGCCGCGTTTCGCGGCTACATGCTGTCCGGTATTCAGCGACGACATGGCTGGTTCGTCGGCATCGGACTGGTGACGATCCTCTTCTACCTCGCGCACCTGAGCCACGCGTACGCGACGATCGCATTCGTCCCGTTCTTCCTCGCCCACGGGCTCGTGTTCGGCCTGCTGGTGCGATACACCGGTTCGATCGTGCCCGGGGTGGTGCTGCACGCACTGTCCGATCTTGTCGTACTGCCGATGCAGTACGGCGTCGTGCCATCGGCGGGGCAGTGGGAGTTCGTCTCGCACGGATGGATGACGCTTGCGGCCGCGGTGGCCGCGGTCCCGGCATTTCGGAGACTCGCGCGCGCCGCGAGCGCGATCGGTTCGGAGCCGTGA